The nucleotide window TCGGGTGCCAGGCGGACTACTACCTCCATCCGGACGGGCACTCGGGCCGTTGGATCGGCAGCGGCGCCGCAGCGCTGGGGTTGAGGGGCGGTCTGGCCGCCGCGGGTGAGTGGGCGTTCCGGCTCCTGCTCGACGGCCGTGACCCTCACGGCGAGCGACTGGTCGAGCCGGTGCTCCGAGCCGATCCGCGGTCGCTGCTGCCAGCGACTCCGTTGGTGAAAGCCGTTCGCTCCGCGGCGGCCGCTCTCGGCGTGCCCGTGCCGTTCCTTCTCGATGACCGGCGGCTCGCGGACCGCTTCACGGCTCTCGCCAGGCACGTGGGCGGTCGACGGGGCGTCAGGGTTGACCTGGCGGGGCGCCTGGCCGAGCCCACGGGTCGGGACCTGCACAGCATCTACGCGCGACCGGGCAGCACCAGGTCGGGCCTCGTCGACCGGGCGCTCCGGCACCTGGGCAAGCGCGTCGACACCCGCCGCGCCGGGTATGACCTCACCTTCTCGGCGCCAAAGTCCGTGTCGCTCCTTGCCGCATTCGGCGGACGCACCGTCACAGGTGCGGTGGTCGCCGCCCACGCTGCTGCAGTCGAGGAGGCTGTGGGGTGGCTCGAGCGCACGACGGCCACAGCGGCCCGCGGCCACCACGGCGACGGCCGGCGCGCCGACAGGGTGGAGACGTCAGGATTCGTCGCTGCCGCGTTCGAGCACGGCACGAGCCGCGCCGGCGACCCACAGGTGCACACCCATGTAGTCGTCGTCAATGTCCTTCGCGGCGTGGACGGCCGCTGGTCCGCGGTCGACAGCCGTGCCCTGTTCCGTCACGGCAAGACCGCCGGCTACCTCTACCAGGCAACGCTGCGCGCCCAACTCACCGAGCGGCTCGGCGTCGAATGGGAGCCGGTCCGCCGGGGAGTCGCGGAGATCCTCGGGGTTCCGAGCGTCGTACGTCGCGCCTTCGCGAAGCGGTCCGAGCAGGTCCGCACCGCGCTCCGCGCGGCGGGGGCGACAGGCTCGAAGGCCGCTCAGGCGGCGTGCCTCGACACCCGTCCCGACAAGGAGCGAGTCCCGTCCGAGGAGCTCGAGCTCCGCTGGGCTGCCGAGCTCCGGGAACTGGGCTTCATGCCGCACGAGATGGTCGACGCGTGCGTCGGCCGCGCCGGGGAGCCGCCCGATTTCGACGACCTTGTCCCCCGGCTGGTGGGGGCCGACGGTCTGACGCGCCATGACACGTCCTTCGACCTCGACGACGTACTGCAGGCGATCTCGGCCGGGCTCCCGTCCGGCGCAGACATCGCGATGATCGAGCGCCTGGCCGCAGACGTGGTCTCCCACCCGGAAGTGGTGGCGCTCGAATCCCCCGTCGAGGCCTCGACCTGGTCTCCTCGATGGACCACGACCGACCTGCTGCTCACCGAGCAGCGAGCCGTGGCCACCGCCGACCTGTTGCGCAGCCGGATTGATCCCGCAGCGCCGCCGCAGGTCGTCGACGGCGCGGTCCTGGCCCACACCCTGGGACCGGACCAGTTCGAGATGGTCCGCAGATTGACGTCGGGCCACGGCCGCCTGCACGTGGTGGTCGGGCCAGCCGGCTCCGGGAAGACGGCAGCGCTGGCGGCGGCATACGAGGTCTGGTCGCGGGAAGGCCGCCAGGTGGTCGGGGCTGCCCTGTCAGCGATGGCCGCTCGCCAGCTCGGGCAGGGGTCAGGCATCCCCAGCGGCACGATCGCGCAGGCCCTCAACGGCATCGACCGCGCCTACACGGTGCCCCGCGACTTCCGGCTCTCTCGTGGGAGCGTGCTCGTGATCGACGAGGCGGGCATGGTCGGCACCCGGGACCTCGATCGGCTGCTCAGTCACGTCGCAGATGTGGGAGCGACCGTCGTGCTCGTGGGGGACCCCGCCCAGCTGCCGGAGATCGAGGCTGGCGGCCTGTTCGCCGAACTGGCTTCGCGCGGCGCAATCGAGCTGGGAACCAACCGTCGCCAGGAAGCAGCTTGGGAGCGAGAGGCGCTTGCCCAGCTGCGTGACGGCGATCCCGGGCGCGCGCTGGACGCGTACGTCGCCCACGGTCGCGTTCACATCGACGCCGACCGGGACTCCCTGCACGCACGGGTGGTCGCCGACTACCTCGAGGCACGACGCAGCGGCGCCGACGTCGCGATACTCGCCGCGACGAGGGCCCAGGTTCGGTCGCTGAACGATCAGGCGCGTCAGGAGTTGGCAGCCGTCGGAGAGCTGGCGGGCCCAGAGCTCGTCATCGCGGCCGAGTATGGCGACCTCTCCCTGCGCGCGGGCGACCGGGTGATCGTCACGGCCAACGACTACTCGCGCAGCCTGCTCAACGGCACCCAGGCGACGGTCACAGCCGTCGACCTTGAGCACGCCGCCGCAACGATCGTGACAGCCGACGGTGGCGTGCACTCGTTCGACCACGAGCAACTGCGCCAGGGCCGACTCGACCACGCCTACGCCCTCACCTGCCACAAGGCACAGGGGCAGACGCTCGATCGCACGCTCGTCCTCGGCTCGGCAGCGCTGGGGCGCGAGACGGCGTACGCCGCTCTCTCCCGGGGGCGCGAGGAGAACCACCTCTACCTCGCACCGCAATCGTCGGCCACCGACCCCGGACCTGAGTGGCTGCTCGACGCCGTCATGGCGACGACGGACAGGCAATTCCGCCGCTCCGCACGGCACCTGCTCGCCACGTGCCAGTCGCCCGAGCCGGCCAAACGGCATGACCGAACCCGGGCGAGGTCGCCCGAGCCTGACCACGGTCTCAGCCGCTGACTTCGGCGCGTCGTCCACAGGCCAAAGGGTGCGGCACTCGACGGGTGGGTGCCGGCGCCCGGAGGCTGATCCGTTCGATCAAGGAGGTAGGGATGGGCAAGCGAGGCCACGGTGAAGGCACCGTCTACCGGAACCGGGGCAAGTGGGCCGGCGCTCTTACGGTCGGCTTCAACGCGGCCGGCGAGCAGCAGCGTCGGTACGTCTCCGGTGCGACCCGCAGAGACGTGCTGGACAAGCTCGACGAGCTACGTCGCCAGCGCGACGCCGGTCACCTGATCACCAGCACCCGCGGCATGACGGTGGAGGAGTACTTCGCGGACTGGGCGGTCGGGACGATTGCGCACCAGGTGGCGATCGGCGACCTGCGCGAGTCGACGGCAGACAACTACCTCGACATCGCGGACCGGCTGATCGTGCCCTACCTCGGTCGGCACAGGCTCGAGGAGTTGAAGCCCGTGCACCTACGCGAGTGGCTCGCCACCCTGCGCGGCACCACGAACAGCCGAGGCAGGCCGTTCGCGTCGCGCACCGTGCAGCTCGCGCACGCCATTCTTCGGCGGGCGTTGAACGACGCGCTGCGCGACGAGCTCGTGACGCGGAACGTCGCCCTCCTGGTGAAGTCGGGCCGCGTCACCTCGCCCACGATCGCGCCGCTCCGCCCCGAGGAGCTCAAGGCACTGCTCGCCGAAGCGCCCAACGACCGACTGCACGCGCTGTGGCTGCTGCTCGTCTCGCTCGGCCTACGGCGCGGAGAAGCGCTGGGCCTGCATTGGGACGACATCGATTTCGAGGCACGGACCCTGTCGGTCCGTCGATCGCTCCAGCGTCGCCGCACCCAGGAGCGCACCCCGAGCGGACGCCGGCGGGGGCACCTGGTCGAGGTCGAGACCAAGACGGCTGCGAGCGTGCGCAAGGTCGCGCTTCCGGACGTCCTCGTCGAGGTGCTCCTTCGTCACCGGGAGCAGCAGTCGGTGGAACGCGCGTCGGCGGACGTCTGGGTCGAGCCGCAGCTGGTGTTCACCACGCACCTCGGCACGTGGCTCGACCCACAGAACGTGTACGGCTTCTGGCACGACCTTTGCGACCGCGCCGGCGTCCGCAGGTGTCGTCCCCACGACCTGCGCCACACCGCAGCATCCGTCCTCCTCATGCAGGGCGCGGACATGCGCACCGTCATGGAAGTGCTCGGCCATTCGCGAATGGCTACGACGTCCGACCTCTACACCCACGTCCTCGACGAAGTGAAGGTCGACGCGGCGCACCGGATGGACGCATTCATCCGCGGACTGGCTGGAGAGCGGCGAACGGATGGTGGAGGGAGCAGGCCAGCCGGCCAGCGCTGGAGCCTTTGACGCCGCGGTGCAAGGCAGGGGAAGGCTCTCGTCCGCTTAGGTAGAAGGCGACCCTGCCGCCGTCGAGTGTCCGGGCAGGGTGAGGCTAAAGCTGGCGCCGGCACCTGCCCCGTGTGATCGTGCGTCGAGCGTTCCGCCGTGCGCCTCCGCGAGGGCACGAGCGATCGTGAGTCCGAGGCCAGTGCCGCCGGTGCCCGTGGTGCGGGAGGCGTCCGCGCGGTAGAACCGGTCGAAGATGAGCGGCAGGTGCTCGGCGCCGATGCCGGCGCCGTTGTCGGTCACCTCGACGATGACGTCGGCGCTCGCGCGGCCGAAGGAGACCACCACCTCGCCGCCGGCGGGCGTGTGGTGCAGCGCGTTGTCGAGCAGGTTCCCCAGGATCTGGGAGAGCCGGACTGCGTCCGCGTCGATGACGATGGGCCCGGCCTCGGTGCGCGGGGTGAGCGTGACGCCGGCCGCCGCGTAGGCGGGGGCGAAGGCGAGGCAGGACTCTGCGACCACGTCGGCCACATCGACGGGCGTCCGGTGCAGGGTGAGCGCGTGCTCCTGGACGAGGGTCAGGTCACGGAGGTCCTCCGCGAGGCGCTGCAGCCGCCCGATCTGCGCCTGGATCGTCGCCACGCTCTCCTGCCGGGGGACGACGTCGTCGGCGAGGGCCTCGGTGTAGAGCTCCAGCGTCGCCAACGGGGTGCGCATCTCGTGGGCGAGGTCTGCCAGCAGCTGGCTGCGAGCTCGTTCGGTGTCCGCGAGCCGGTCGCCCATCCGCTGGAGGCTAGATCCCAGGCGCGCCACCTCGTCGCTGAACGGGTCGGTGCGGAGCCCGACGGCGTACCTGCCGGCGGTGATCGTGTCGGCCGCGGTCGCCAGCTCCTCGATCGGTCTGGCGAGGCGACGCCCCAGCGGGCGGGACAGGACTGCGGCCGCCAGCACGGCTACCGCGAGGGCTGCCACGAGCGCGAGCGCCCCCGCGGTGCGGAAGGCCTCTTCCGCGTGGCCTTGCACGACGGGGTCGGTCTCGCCGGTGGCGGCCAGATGGTCTGCGAACACGCGGGGTGCGACAAGCGCGACAGCCAGCACCAGGGTGACCACGCTGACGAGTGCGACCTGCATCTGGGCGGCCAGGACCCGGCGGCCGAGCCTGGGCAGGCGTCGCCGGCCTGTCATCCCGTGCCCCGTCGGTAGCCGACTCCCCGCACGGTGAGAATGAAACGACGCTGCCGAGGGGTGTCCCCCAGCTTGGCGCGCAGCCGGGCGACGTGGGCATCGACGACCTGTGCATCCCCGAACCACTCGCCGCCGCGGACGGCCTCGATGATCTCCTCGCGGGTCACGACCCCCCCGTCAGCACGCAGCAGCAGCTCGAGGATGCCGTACTCGGTGCGCGTCAGGTCGACGGCCTCGCCGCCGAGGCTGACGCTGCGGGCGTGGGTACTCATCACCAGGTCTCCGAGGGTGAGATCCTCGCGCTGGACGGCGGAGGCGGGGATGTGGATCCGTGGCCGGCGAAGCATGGCGTGGCAGCGGGCGACCAGCTCGGTGGAGGAGAACGGCTTGACGAGGTAGTCGTCCGCTCCGGCCGAGAGCGCGGCGACCTTGTCCTGATCGCCGTCTCTCGCAGTGAGCATCAGGATGTAGGCGTCAGTGAACGTGCGAAGCTCCTGGCAGACCGTGATGCCGTCCGCGCCCGGGAGCATGACGTCGAGCACGACGAGGATGGGCATGTCCTGGCGCGCTGTGGTGACAGCCGAGGGCCCGTCGTGGGCCACCGAGACGTCGAACCCCTCACGCTCCAGGTAGCTGCCCACGATGCGCGCCAGAGGACGTTCGTCGTCCACCACGAGCACTCGGCCCAGACCCACGCGGCCTCCTTCGGTCCGTCACAGCATCCCGCAGGCGGCCGCCGTCGGCACCGCCGGTCAGCCGATGGCGGTCGGGGACGCCGACGAGCGCGGCCGGGAGGGGTAGCCGGTGTCGAAGTGCATGTAGTCGGGCACCTTGATGTTCTGCCACACCCAGCCCCGGTCCTCGAACAGCTGGACCGGCAGGCTGCCCTTGCGGATGATCCCAGGCCCGGACGTCGCCTCCGCGTAGGTGGCGCGGGGCATCCAGCACTCGCACCGCGGGTCCTTCCACGGGTTCTGCACGGGGTTGATGTCGATGGCTCGGCCGCTGGCGTGCGGAGAGTCGGAGACCGGTGCGTTGATCTGGCCGGGCTTGCGGCAGTTGTAAGCCGACGTGTTGTTCGCCCGCAGGCTGCGCACGACATCGCCGCCGTACCGCTCGACCGGCTCCATGCGCTCGATCGGGAAGCGGGCGTCGAACAACGCTGTGAAGATCTCCGCGAGGTCCCCGATGCTGTCGCGGTGAGCGACCAGCGAGCCGCGGCGTTGTTCGCCGTCGAAGTCCACGTACCCGATCTGCAGGCGCCGCAGGTCAGCCCGGCCCACCGGGCAGCCAGGACGCCACGTTCCGGTCGAGACCATCCGACGCCACTGCTCGTCGGAGATCGGACTGACCACCGGGCGAGCGTCAGGTGCCGCCGGCTGGGTTGGGGTCGGGCTCGGAGTCGGAGGCAGGCTGGGTGTGGGGACCCCGGCAGTCGGCGCGGGCGAGGTGCCTGGCGCCGAGGCGCCGGGCAGCGGCTGGGTCGACTGCCCGGACGCCGGCTCGTACCACAACAGACCGGCCAGCACGCCGCCCACAGCCGCCACGATCAGTGCCAGCACGACCAGCGTCGTCCTGCCCCGCGAGCGCGTCACCTCGGACTTCCGCTGAGTTCGCGCTCCATCCGCACCAGGGGGCGCCCGTCCAAGGCCTTGCGGGACCCGTCGGTGGTGGACCAGCCTCGCCGGTCGTAGAAGCGACGCGCGGTGGCGTTGTCCTCCTCGGTGACCAGGTGCAGGCGCTGCGTGCCGCTACGGCGGGCCTCCCCTACGAAGGCGTCCAGCAGCGCCGCGCCCCCGCCGCGCTGGCGGTACCGGCTCTCCACGCAGATGTAGATGAGCTCGCCCTCACCGGACTCGCCGCCTGCCGCCCGCCTGGCCTTCAGTGAACGCAGCGCCCGACCGGCGTAGCTGCGTGCCCTGACTCGGACGAAGTCCCCCCAGAGCCGCGGCCGCGCCAGGAGGGCGGCAGCTCCCCGGCTGGCGAGGTCGGCGGACAGCACGAGCGGCCCCGTGCCGTAGACCGCGTCGTCCGTCGTCCCGAGCAGGTACCCGACGAGGCAGTCGTCAGCGTCGTGCGCGACCAGCGAGACCGACGCCGGACGCAGCATGTGCGCGCGCATCCAGCGTCGCATGAAGCCTTCACCCAGCCGCGCGTAGAAGCCCGCGGGGAACGCCTGCAGGTGCCAACCGACAACTGCCGGGACGTCGTCGACCGTCATCGCACGGATCCGATGCCCGACAGCGGGGACGGTCCCCTGCTTGGCATCGACAGGGCGCTGCTCGAGTGCGGTCACAGGCGGATCCGTGTGGTTGGACTGGTTACCTGCCCATCGTCACCTCGGCAAGGTCGGCCACCCGCTGCGCTGTATGACGATCACATGACGCCACGCGAGCAGCACCCGAGCCGTTGCGCCCTCTCGGCGACGAGATTGGGCCGGAGCGATTCGGATCGGTGTGCTGAGGCAGCACGCCGTCATCGGGGGCCGGACCGGCACGTTGAGCATCCGGCCAGGGTGGCGCGGGTCATGCTGGTCTCGTGGACGTGACGTTGCTGGTCATCGAGGGCTGCCCTCATGCGGACGCCGCGGCTGCGAACCTGACTGCGGCCCTCGCCCAGGCCGGGGTCGGCGAGGCTGTCGTGGCCCAGGTGGTGATCGCTTCTGCCCGCGATGCGTCGACGTGGGAGTTCCGCGGGTCGCCGACGGTGCTGCTCGACGGTCGTGATCCGTTCGCGGGTGATGCGCCCAGGTCCTTCGAGGTCAGCTGCCGGATGTACCTCACCCAGGAGGGCCTGGCCGGCGTTCCCAGCGTGCAGCAACTCGTCGAAGCCCTTCGGGGACACACCAGCTGAAAGGTCACCCCCAGGACCTTCATCGCTTCTTCACCATCCGAGGGCATACCCTAGGGGGGTATCATGGTTCAGTAGTCATGGAGCTGGACGAGGAGGCTGTCATGACCGGATCGGTGTCCGTGGTGCTGAACGTCGGTGGCCTGCACTGGGCCACGTCGCAGGACGTCGTAGAGCGCGCCCTCGCGCGCCGGCCCGGAGTCGTCGACGTTGCGGCGAATGCGGTGTCGCAGACGGCGCTGGTGACCTACGACCCGTCGGTGACGTCGATGACGCAACTGGTTGGCTGGGTGCGCGACTGCGGCTACCACTGCTCGGGCCGTTCGGTCCCCGACCACGTCTGCGACCCGATGGCCGAGCCCGCGCCGGCCGGCACGACCGCCGCCCACCTCGAGCACACCGGGCACGCGGTGCACGTCGCCGAGGCTGAGCACACCGGGCACGGCGCCCCCGAAGTGGCGCAGCACGCGGCTGCGACGGCGGACCACGTCGGGCACGCGGGCCATGACGCCGCGGCCGCGCCGACGTCGAGCCCGCACGACGCGATGGGTCACGGCGGGCACGCGGGCATGTCGATGGCAGACATGGTCGCGGACATGCGCCGCCGGTTCCTGTTGGCACTGGTGCTGTCGATCCCGATCCTGTTGTGGTCCCCGATCGGGCGGGACGTCCTCGGGTTCGACGTGCCGGCACCGTTCGGGCTGCGCGACGACGTGGTCAGCCTGCTGCTGAGCATCCCGGTCGTGTTCTGGGCCGGGTGGATCTTCTTCGACGGAGCGGTCCGTGCGCTGCGGCAACGGACGCTGGACATGATGGTGCTGGTCGCGGTCGCGATCGGCGCCGGCTGGCTATACAGCCTCGCGATCACCCTGACCGGCGGCGGCGAGGTGTTCTACGAGGCGGCCGCCGTCCTGACGACGTTCGTGCTCCTCGGTCACTGGTTCGAGATGCGGGCCCGCGGCGGCGCGAACGACGCAATCCGCACCCTGCTCGAGCTCGCACCGCCGAAGGCGCTCGTGCAGCGCGGCTACGACTGGGTCGAGGTCGACACAGCCGACGTCGTCGTCGGGGACCTGCTGCTGGTGCGCCCGGGTGCGAAGATCCCGGTCGACGGCGTCGTGCAGGACGGCGTCTCGGAGATCGACGAGTCGATGGTCACCGGCGAGTCCGTCCCCGTGGCCGTCACGGCCGGGTCGCCGGTGATCGGTGCGTCGGTGAACACCACCGGGTCGCTGCGCGTTCGGGCGACCAAGGTGGGCCGCGACACTGCCCTGGCCCAGATCGTCGCGATGGTCCAGGAGGCCCAGAACTCCAAGGCACCCGGCCAGCGCCTCGCCGACCGGGCCGCGTTCTGGCTCGTCCTGGTCGCCCTCGTTGGCGGGCTGGCAACGTTCCTGGCGTGGATGGCGCTGGGTCGCCCGGCGAGCGAGGCGCTGCTGTTCGCGATCACCGTCGTCGTCGTCACCTGCCCGGACGCCCTCGGCCTGGCGACCCCGACAGCCGTCATGGTCGGCACCGGCCTCGGCGCCGGACGCGGCGTCCTGTTCAAGACCGCCTGCGCGCTGGAGACGTCCGCCGCGATCGACACCGTCGTGATGGACAAGACCGGCACCCTGACCCGCGGCGAGCCGTCAGTCACCGACCTCGTCGTCGCCGACGGCAACGACCCCGCTCGCGTGTTGGCGCTCGCCGCCGCCGTCGAGCGGGAGTCCGAGCACCCGCTGGCCGCCGCGATCGCCCGCCACGCCCTTGAGCAGGGAGCGGCGTCGCTGACCGCTACAGGGTTCGCGAACGTGCCCGGCCGGGGCGCCCACGCGCAGGTCGAGGGCGCCACTGTCGCCGTCGGGTCGCCGGGGTTGCTGCGCGGGCTGGGCCTGGCCGTCCCCGACGAGCTGGTCGCGGACCGCGACCGGCTGGCCGCGCTGGGACGCACCGCCGTCTTGATCGGCGTAGGTGACACCGCTGTGGCCGTCGTCGCACTCGCGGACCGCCCGCGCGACACAGCAGCCGCCGCCGTCACCGCGCTGCACGAGCTGGGCGTCGAGGTCGTCATGCTCACCGGTGACAACGAGGCGACCGCCCGGGCGATTGCCGCCGAGCTCGGAATCGACGCGGTCATCGCCGGGGTCTTGCCCGACGGGAAGGCCGCCCGCATCCAGGCTCTGCAGCAGGCAGGCAAGCGCGTGGCGATGGTCGGCGACGGCGTCAACGACGCCCCCGCACTGGCCCTGGCCGATCTCGGCATCGCGATCGGTGCCGGCACCGATGTCGCCATCGAGACCGCCGACGTCGTCCTCATGCGCTCCGACCCGCTCGACGTCGCAGTCGCGCTGCGCGTCGGTCGGGGCACGGTGCGCAAGATGCGGCAGAACCTGGCCTGGGCGGTCGGCTACAACGCGATCGCGCTGCCGATCGCGGCTGGGGTGTTCGAGCCGGCGTTCGGGCTGATGCTGCGCCCCGAGATCGCCGCTCTCACCATGTCCGGGTCCTCGGCGATCGTCGCGATCAACGCGGTGATGCTCAAGCGGCTGCGGCTTCCTTCACCGAACCTTCGCCAGACCGCCACCGCCCCGCCGGTGGACCGCGTCGACGCTGACCATGCCGGGCACGGACCGTCCGCGACCGGCACGCAGGGGCGACCGTCATGACGCGCAACCACGCCCACCACCTCGCCCACGCGTCGAGGCTGGCCACGTTGTGGGTGCGACTGGCGCTCATCGGCGCGCTCGCACCTCAGGCGATCATGCTGCCGGTGCCGGTGCATGAGCCTCGTTCCCGGCGACCTCTCCCGGGTCGCGGTCTCGAAACGGTGGACATCGCCGTTTCTGTCAATGGCCGCCGATGCCGGTCAGGCGCGGGCTGAACGTCGAACCGCCGTCGGTCGACTCCACCACGGTCCCGCCGACCAGCACCGCGATCCGGTCGCCGTCGGCGGCTGCTGCAGCGGGCTGAGCGCCGGTGCTGCCGCGCTGGCTCCAGGTGGTCCCGCCGTCGGTCGAGACGTGCACGGTGCCGTCCGGTGCGATCCCGTACAACCCGTCCGGGGTCCAGGCGAGGAAGGCGAGCAGTGGTGCGCCTGCGACCGGCTGCCAGCTGGCACCGGTGTCGCGGGAGGCCATCGGGCCGGTCTGCGTGGTGGCCAGCGCCTGGGTCGGGTCGCCCGGGTCGAGGGCGACGTCGTAGACGCCGGGGTTGTCCAGGCGGGTGAAGGTCGCGCCGGCGTCGGTGGCTCGAAGCAGGGCGTTGTCGTGGGCGGAGACGCCCAGGATGGTGGAGCCTGTCGCGGTGAGCCGGTGGAAGTCGACCTCTCCGAGCAGGCTCAGAGTGGTCCACGTCGTGCCGTCGTCGGATGCTCTGAGGCCGAGGTCGCTGGGTAGGTCCTCCCCGGCACCGGGGTGCCCGGAGGCGAGCCAGCGGGTGCCGTCGTTGGTGAGGCCCATGACGTCGAACGGGGTCTCGCTGAGCAGCTGGGGTGGTTGCCCGGGTTCCTGCCGGTAGAGGCCTTCATGTGTGCCGAGCAGGAGAGCAGGTCCGTCGTAGGCGAGGTTGTGCACGTGCGACCAGGCGTCGCCGGCGACCTTGACCACAGATGCGACAGGTGACGGGGACCCCGGGCCCGTTGCCGACGACGATGTACTCGGCGCGGGCGAGGTGGGGGACGTAGCTCCCGTGGTGCTGCTGGCTGCGCAGCCGGTCAGGGCGAGGGCGGCGGCGACTCCGGCCGCCGTCAGGGCTGGCCGCCTCATCCGGTGAGCAAGGCCCGCATGGTGGTGATCTCGGCGGCCTGCCCGGCGACGACGGCTTCGGCGAGCGCCTTCACGTCGGCGTCGGCGGTCGTGGTCAGGACCTGGTTGGCCATGGCGAGGGCGCCCTGGTGGTGGGCGATCATCATGCCCAGCCACATCCGGTCGAAGTCCTCGCCAGTGGCGTCGGTCAGGTTCGCCATGTCCTGCTCGCTCATCATCCCGGCCATGCTCATCCCGCCCATGTCGGACGAGCCGTGGTCCATCGAGCCGTCCGAGGCCATGCCGGCCATCTGGGTCGGTGCTCCCCAGCGACCCAGCCAGTCGGTCATCTGCGCGATCTCGGGGTCCTGCGCGGTCTTGATCTGCTCGGCCAGGGCCCGGACCTCGTCGCCGGTGGGCTTGGCCAGGGCGATGTCGGCCATCTCCACGGCCTGCTCATGGTGGGGGATCATCAACTGGGCGAACGCTACGTCGGCGTCGCGACCGTCGAGGCTGGCGATCGCGGATACCGCGTTCGTCGGGGCGGTGCTGTGGTCGCCTGTGCCGCAGGCGGCGAGGGTCAGGGCAAGGGCCAGGCCGGTGGCGGCCAGGGCGAGGGGGCGTCGGGCGCTCATCGCGTTCGGTGTCTCCTTGCGGTGTCCGCCGGGGCCTGCTGCCCCGACGAGGGCGGGTGTTCGCCGGGCTGGCCGGCGGGTCGGGTGGGTCAGGTCGTGTACTCGAGGCGGGTCATCATCCCGGCCTCCATGTGGAACCCGTTGTGGCAGTGCAGCATCCAGCGGCCGGGGTTGTCGGCAAACACGCTCACCTCGACGGCCCCCATCGAGGGGACCAGGACGGTGTCCTTGCGCGCGCCGGTGCCGCCGGCGTCGCCGAGCTGGAACGTGTGCCCGTGCAGG belongs to Actinomycetota bacterium and includes:
- a CDS encoding conjugative relaxase, with the protein product MLSIGLVASASAAATYFLGNAVGCQADYYLHPDGHSGRWIGSGAAALGLRGGLAAAGEWAFRLLLDGRDPHGERLVEPVLRADPRSLLPATPLVKAVRSAAAALGVPVPFLLDDRRLADRFTALARHVGGRRGVRVDLAGRLAEPTGRDLHSIYARPGSTRSGLVDRALRHLGKRVDTRRAGYDLTFSAPKSVSLLAAFGGRTVTGAVVAAHAAAVEEAVGWLERTTATAARGHHGDGRRADRVETSGFVAAAFEHGTSRAGDPQVHTHVVVVNVLRGVDGRWSAVDSRALFRHGKTAGYLYQATLRAQLTERLGVEWEPVRRGVAEILGVPSVVRRAFAKRSEQVRTALRAAGATGSKAAQAACLDTRPDKERVPSEELELRWAAELRELGFMPHEMVDACVGRAGEPPDFDDLVPRLVGADGLTRHDTSFDLDDVLQAISAGLPSGADIAMIERLAADVVSHPEVVALESPVEASTWSPRWTTTDLLLTEQRAVATADLLRSRIDPAAPPQVVDGAVLAHTLGPDQFEMVRRLTSGHGRLHVVVGPAGSGKTAALAAAYEVWSREGRQVVGAALSAMAARQLGQGSGIPSGTIAQALNGIDRAYTVPRDFRLSRGSVLVIDEAGMVGTRDLDRLLSHVADVGATVVLVGDPAQLPEIEAGGLFAELASRGAIELGTNRRQEAAWEREALAQLRDGDPGRALDAYVAHGRVHIDADRDSLHARVVADYLEARRSGADVAILAATRAQVRSLNDQARQELAAVGELAGPELVIAAEYGDLSLRAGDRVIVTANDYSRSLLNGTQATVTAVDLEHAAATIVTADGGVHSFDHEQLRQGRLDHAYALTCHKAQGQTLDRTLVLGSAALGRETAYAALSRGREENHLYLAPQSSATDPGPEWLLDAVMATTDRQFRRSARHLLATCQSPEPAKRHDRTRARSPEPDHGLSR
- a CDS encoding site-specific integrase codes for the protein MGKRGHGEGTVYRNRGKWAGALTVGFNAAGEQQRRYVSGATRRDVLDKLDELRRQRDAGHLITSTRGMTVEEYFADWAVGTIAHQVAIGDLRESTADNYLDIADRLIVPYLGRHRLEELKPVHLREWLATLRGTTNSRGRPFASRTVQLAHAILRRALNDALRDELVTRNVALLVKSGRVTSPTIAPLRPEELKALLAEAPNDRLHALWLLLVSLGLRRGEALGLHWDDIDFEARTLSVRRSLQRRRTQERTPSGRRRGHLVEVETKTAASVRKVALPDVLVEVLLRHREQQSVERASADVWVEPQLVFTTHLGTWLDPQNVYGFWHDLCDRAGVRRCRPHDLRHTAASVLLMQGADMRTVMEVLGHSRMATTSDLYTHVLDEVKVDAAHRMDAFIRGLAGERRTDGGGSRPAGQRWSL
- a CDS encoding HAMP domain-containing histidine kinase, whose amino-acid sequence is MTGRRRLPRLGRRVLAAQMQVALVSVVTLVLAVALVAPRVFADHLAATGETDPVVQGHAEEAFRTAGALALVAALAVAVLAAAVLSRPLGRRLARPIEELATAADTITAGRYAVGLRTDPFSDEVARLGSSLQRMGDRLADTERARSQLLADLAHEMRTPLATLELYTEALADDVVPRQESVATIQAQIGRLQRLAEDLRDLTLVQEHALTLHRTPVDVADVVAESCLAFAPAYAAAGVTLTPRTEAGPIVIDADAVRLSQILGNLLDNALHHTPAGGEVVVSFGRASADVIVEVTDNGAGIGAEHLPLIFDRFYRADASRTTGTGGTGLGLTIARALAEAHGGTLDARSHGAGAGASFSLTLPGHSTAAGSPST
- a CDS encoding response regulator transcription factor, with protein sequence MGRVLVVDDERPLARIVGSYLEREGFDVSVAHDGPSAVTTARQDMPILVVLDVMLPGADGITVCQELRTFTDAYILMLTARDGDQDKVAALSAGADDYLVKPFSSTELVARCHAMLRRPRIHIPASAVQREDLTLGDLVMSTHARSVSLGGEAVDLTRTEYGILELLLRADGGVVTREEIIEAVRGGEWFGDAQVVDAHVARLRAKLGDTPRQRRFILTVRGVGYRRGTG
- a CDS encoding M15 family peptidase, whose translation is MLAGLLWYEPASGQSTQPLPGASAPGTSPAPTAGVPTPSLPPTPSPTPTQPAAPDARPVVSPISDEQWRRMVSTGTWRPGCPVGRADLRRLQIGYVDFDGEQRRGSLVAHRDSIGDLAEIFTALFDARFPIERMEPVERYGGDVVRSLRANNTSAYNCRKPGQINAPVSDSPHASGRAIDINPVQNPWKDPRCECWMPRATYAEATSGPGIIRKGSLPVQLFEDRGWVWQNIKVPDYMHFDTGYPSRPRSSASPTAIG
- a CDS encoding GNAT family N-acetyltransferase, whose amino-acid sequence is MTALEQRPVDAKQGTVPAVGHRIRAMTVDDVPAVVGWHLQAFPAGFYARLGEGFMRRWMRAHMLRPASVSLVAHDADDCLVGYLLGTTDDAVYGTGPLVLSADLASRGAAALLARPRLWGDFVRVRARSYAGRALRSLKARRAAGGESGEGELIYICVESRYRQRGGGAALLDAFVGEARRSGTQRLHLVTEEDNATARRFYDRRGWSTTDGSRKALDGRPLVRMERELSGSPR